In one Leptospiraceae bacterium genomic region, the following are encoded:
- a CDS encoding DUF1566 domain-containing protein, with the protein MIHPTSSPAINGTYFPNTSSSHYWSSTTRSSITSYAWYVNFVNGYVSSYGKANNYYVRCVSGP; encoded by the coding sequence TTGATACATCCCACTTCATCTCCTGCCATCAACGGAACTTATTTTCCAAATACTTCCTCTAGCCATTATTGGAGTTCTACTACGAGGTCGAGTATTACTTCCTACGCGTGGTACGTCAATTTCGTTAATGGCTATGTTAGCAGCTACGGTAAGGCCAATAACTACTATGTCCGTTGTGTCTCCGGGCCGTAG
- a CDS encoding Ig-like domain-containing protein has translation MKRLVYLLLIFFTSCAPGINFNNPFEPSPGLFLHYLWLQKDKTPPEVNYTTPYNYETNYSRNRSILIVYDEPILSESVKENTLQVFHATTQVPGKLEVNRNTLKFIPTEYYAANSLHTVKLQKSVKDLAGNVQPVFKEDVFYFTTGNDIDTEPPILKTSTPLNASTDTFILKQGDTVIETEISSYGSVVQIQLPKPGVGFQPVVGFQPNTTYALLITTGIKDLSGNALASEQTISFTTTDTSDRTPPVIETVIPADGSTNVSNNTLITVNFSEAIDVNTLNTSSFYIEEIFEDGSIKKVPGAVSGEGRSLIFRVNESFRTSTKHQITLMGTIKDLSGNAMGTNKTYNFTTGRLVTYTVGGTVSGLSGTLILQNNGGDELTLTSDGSLTFTTGVSSYYSVTAKTQPTGQTCTVSNGNGTASANVSNISVSCVTSAFPISGNLSGMGSGKNIVLQLNSGSDLTLNSNGSFTFGTNINYNNSYAVTVKTNPSTQTCTILNATGTATANVSNITVSCNPYMESKTWYVDNKDGTIYDKSTGLIWLKCSQGQTWNENTNSCDGTAVKYRYCDVNNNSCNSDASGNPPYTLNGTGTSEAYTQCNNLNSNPPAGFAGRTNWRVPSVTELETLLDLSGQNYSSTGALNNGNLFPNTIAGFYWSSTTYAPNTTSALLVGFVTGYVHSVSKTFDGYVRCVSGP, from the coding sequence ATGAAACGGTTGGTATACCTACTTCTAATTTTCTTTACCTCCTGCGCTCCGGGGATAAACTTTAATAATCCTTTTGAACCCTCACCCGGTTTGTTTTTGCATTATCTCTGGTTACAAAAGGATAAAACTCCACCCGAGGTAAACTATACAACACCTTATAATTACGAAACTAACTATTCCCGGAATCGTTCTATATTAATAGTATATGATGAACCCATTCTTTCTGAGTCTGTGAAGGAAAACACTTTACAGGTTTTTCATGCTACGACTCAGGTTCCGGGCAAATTAGAAGTAAATAGGAATACTCTAAAATTCATACCGACGGAATACTATGCAGCGAATAGCTTACATACGGTAAAGCTGCAAAAGAGCGTGAAAGATTTAGCGGGGAATGTGCAGCCTGTGTTCAAGGAAGATGTTTTTTACTTTACCACGGGTAATGATATAGACACAGAGCCTCCTATTTTAAAAACCAGCACTCCTCTGAATGCGAGTACGGATACTTTTATACTGAAACAGGGAGACACTGTCATTGAGACAGAGATTTCCTCTTATGGCTCTGTGGTACAGATACAACTTCCTAAGCCCGGTGTTGGGTTTCAACCTGTTGTTGGGTTTCAACCCAACACTACATATGCATTATTGATTACCACCGGGATAAAGGATCTGTCCGGCAATGCTCTGGCGTCTGAACAAACAATCAGTTTTACCACAACAGATACCTCGGACAGAACTCCCCCGGTAATAGAAACGGTGATTCCGGCGGATGGTTCAACGAATGTGTCGAATAATACTCTTATAACGGTAAATTTTTCCGAGGCTATAGATGTGAATACTTTGAATACCTCTTCTTTTTATATAGAAGAAATATTTGAAGATGGAAGTATCAAAAAAGTACCGGGTGCTGTAAGTGGAGAAGGCAGGAGTCTTATCTTTCGTGTGAATGAAAGTTTTCGAACGAGTACCAAACACCAAATCACCCTTATGGGTACGATAAAAGACCTGTCCGGCAATGCCATGGGGACCAATAAAACTTATAATTTTACCACAGGCAGACTTGTCACCTATACGGTTGGTGGAACTGTCAGCGGATTGAGTGGAACTCTAATATTACAAAATAACGGTGGAGATGAATTGACTCTTACATCCGATGGAAGTCTTACATTTACCACCGGTGTATCAAGTTATTATAGTGTGACTGCAAAAACACAACCCACGGGACAGACATGTACAGTTAGCAATGGCAATGGTACAGCCTCTGCAAATGTGAGCAATATAAGCGTGAGTTGTGTTACATCGGCTTTTCCTATCAGCGGGAATCTTTCAGGAATGGGGAGTGGAAAAAATATTGTTTTACAACTGAATAGTGGTAGTGATTTAACTTTAAATTCCAATGGAAGTTTTACTTTTGGAACAAACATCAATTATAATAATTCATATGCAGTAACTGTAAAAACAAACCCTTCCACTCAAACATGTACCATTCTCAATGCAACAGGAACAGCAACTGCTAACGTCTCTAATATTACGGTGTCATGTAATCCCTATATGGAATCCAAGACCTGGTATGTGGATAATAAAGATGGAACAATCTATGATAAAAGTACGGGACTAATCTGGCTAAAGTGTAGCCAGGGACAGACATGGAATGAAAACACAAATAGTTGTGATGGAACTGCAGTAAAATATCGATATTGTGACGTTAATAATAATAGTTGTAACTCTGATGCATCGGGAAATCCTCCCTATACTTTAAATGGAACCGGGACAAGCGAAGCTTACACACAATGCAATAATTTGAATTCTAATCCCCCTGCTGGATTTGCCGGAAGAACCAATTGGAGAGTTCCTTCTGTTACTGAGTTGGAGACTCTATTGGATCTATCAGGACAAAATTATTCTTCAACAGGGGCTTTGAACAATGGAAATTTATTTCCAAATACCATTGCTGGCTTTTATTGGAGTTCTACTACCTATGCGCCTAATACTACGAGCGCGTTGCTCGTCGGTTTCGTTACTGGCTATGTCCACAGCGTCTCTAAGACCTTTGACGGCTATGTACGTTGTGTATCCGGACCGTAG
- a CDS encoding Uma2 family endonuclease: MKPPEEKETYHLIFPEQYPLPPRIQELSRLNTELSLSYQENTLIIREAPPYAFRDYENFLLRLPGFTEELFFQLEELNDETHFEFDDKEEVIVKMSTFALISLLTGAVLTSLFIWAKSRKSGRVYTEDGGYMLESPDGKHLHRMADISYIAYSKASQEEQASWYSRIPIAPSLAVEIVSAKRGLKPALKKMKDIWMANGTELGFVICPFSKKIYIFEISKESYTEQSIFEDFTHPDLPGYKENFSEYAKKIK; encoded by the coding sequence ATGAAACCGCCGGAAGAAAAAGAGACCTATCACCTAATTTTCCCCGAACAATACCCGCTGCCTCCTCGCATTCAGGAACTTTCGAGGCTCAATACCGAACTAAGTTTATCGTATCAAGAAAATACATTGATTATCCGGGAAGCTCCCCCCTACGCCTTTCGAGACTATGAAAATTTTCTTTTACGCCTTCCGGGTTTTACTGAAGAACTATTCTTTCAACTCGAAGAACTGAACGATGAAACACATTTTGAATTTGATGATAAAGAGGAGGTCATTGTTAAAATGTCTACTTTTGCATTAATAAGTTTATTAACAGGTGCTGTTTTAACTTCCCTTTTTATCTGGGCAAAGTCCAGAAAGAGCGGCAGGGTATACACAGAAGACGGAGGCTATATGCTCGAAAGCCCGGACGGAAAACATCTTCATAGAATGGCGGATATTTCTTATATAGCCTACAGTAAAGCTTCACAGGAAGAACAGGCTAGCTGGTATTCCCGCATTCCCATAGCTCCGAGTCTTGCGGTTGAAATTGTCTCTGCTAAAAGAGGTTTAAAACCGGCACTGAAAAAAATGAAAGATATCTGGATGGCAAACGGCACTGAACTCGGGTTTGTTATCTGTCCCTTTAGTAAGAAAATCTATATATTTGAAATATCTAAAGAATCCTATACCGAACAGAGTATATTCGAGGATTTCACCCATCCCGACCTCCCCGGCTACAAAGAAAACTTCAGTGAATATGCAAAAAAGATAAAGTAG
- a CDS encoding DUF4143 domain-containing protein, which translates to MTITGPRQSGKTTLCKILFPHKKYVSLENPDVCQFELMQNVSQSLAGRTGQLLNMNEIGTSCGVNHNTIKSWIHVLEASFLIKLIRPYFKNINKRLIKAPKLFFLDTGLVCYLLGIKSFEQIFSHPLKGAIFETLVFSEILKTQYNRGNKEDVYFLRDKKGHEIDFLIDKGIFVDLCEVKSASTITSDFFKNLKYYSKTELQITNKFLIYGGDEEKIQNEVNIMPWQNVEKLFE; encoded by the coding sequence TTGACCATAACCGGCCCCAGGCAGTCCGGTAAAACGACATTATGCAAAATCCTTTTTCCTCACAAAAAATATGTAAGTCTGGAAAACCCGGATGTTTGCCAATTTGAACTGATGCAGAATGTAAGCCAATCTCTTGCCGGAAGGACAGGCCAATTACTCAATATGAATGAGATAGGCACATCCTGTGGTGTAAATCATAACACAATTAAATCATGGATTCATGTTCTGGAAGCCAGCTTTCTTATCAAGCTAATTCGCCCTTATTTTAAAAATATAAATAAGAGGTTAATAAAAGCACCAAAATTATTTTTTTTAGATACCGGCCTTGTCTGTTATCTTCTGGGTATTAAAAGTTTTGAACAAATTTTTTCTCATCCTTTAAAAGGAGCTATTTTTGAAACTCTTGTTTTTTCTGAAATCTTAAAAACCCAATACAACAGGGGTAATAAAGAAGATGTATATTTCCTACGAGATAAAAAAGGTCATGAAATAGACTTCCTTATCGATAAAGGGATTTTCGTAGATTTATGTGAAGTAAAATCAGCTTCAACGATAACTTCTGATTTCTTTAAAAACTTAAAGTATTATTCTAAAACAGAATTACAGATAACAAACAAATTTCTTATCTATGGAGGGGATGAAGAAAAAATACAAAATGAAGTAAATATCATGCCCTGGCAAAATGTAGAAAAATTGTTTGAGTGA
- a CDS encoding ATP-binding protein encodes MARPRYFNTSGPNIPEEHYTLFRPALMAKGRDMVERSRYFTIWAPRQTGKSTYFRLLAKELEKDDYKVCHINFENYMNASLESFLKTFVQEINQNWGTNISLTEISDIIQQLKGIADKKLVLIIDEVEGINSEFFNEFLHSIRNAYHSRNNHSLKSVILVGVSNITGIIQDNASPFNIADDLSLSYFSNEETVELLEQHETETGQIFSDEVKQKIIGMTANQPGLVNGFAYKLVELCPGKKEITLDDYFTIEEWYLTEAIDKNVSNIINKSKKYRKFVEELLFTETKIPFKIDRPAILELYINGIIKKDDTGNIEFWVPLYKNRLLNAFFPYSNGESERIARNMLSTAYLNEDGKINFKKLIDSYKEHISLRSFRPFREKDEEGKFVSIPEAAMIYSFETFISIFIRELDGKIYREGFVSLGNTDMIINVEGHEYLLELKKYYSPSYFKKGKKQLAYYCKRAGLTEGHYIIYVDNRTKPEFVSEEPEVIESITIYSYLIWYDEEKDF; translated from the coding sequence ATGGCACGACCTCGTTATTTCAATACCTCCGGTCCGAATATTCCGGAGGAGCATTATACCCTGTTCCGTCCTGCTTTAATGGCAAAAGGTCGTGATATGGTTGAGAGAAGCCGTTATTTCACCATCTGGGCACCAAGACAAACCGGAAAAAGCACCTATTTTCGTCTTCTGGCAAAGGAGCTGGAAAAAGATGATTATAAAGTCTGTCATATTAATTTTGAGAACTATATGAATGCCAGTCTGGAGTCTTTTTTAAAAACATTTGTTCAGGAAATAAACCAAAATTGGGGAACAAATATATCTTTAACGGAGATTTCAGATATAATCCAACAGTTAAAGGGGATTGCAGATAAAAAACTTGTTCTGATTATTGATGAAGTCGAAGGAATTAATTCTGAATTTTTTAATGAATTTTTACATTCCATTCGTAATGCTTATCATTCTCGTAATAACCATTCCTTAAAATCCGTAATCCTTGTCGGAGTTTCGAATATCACAGGAATCATACAGGACAATGCCAGTCCTTTTAACATTGCTGATGATTTGAGTTTATCATATTTTTCTAATGAAGAAACCGTTGAACTTTTAGAGCAACATGAAACAGAAACCGGTCAAATTTTCTCCGATGAAGTAAAACAAAAAATAATCGGTATGACAGCCAACCAGCCGGGTCTTGTGAATGGCTTTGCCTATAAACTGGTTGAGCTTTGTCCGGGCAAAAAAGAAATCACTTTAGACGACTATTTTACAATTGAAGAATGGTATCTTACAGAAGCGATTGATAAGAATGTGAGTAATATAATCAATAAATCTAAAAAATATAGAAAGTTTGTTGAAGAGCTTTTGTTTACCGAAACTAAAATCCCCTTCAAAATCGATAGACCTGCAATATTAGAATTATATATAAACGGAATTATTAAAAAAGACGATACCGGCAATATTGAGTTCTGGGTTCCTCTTTATAAAAACAGGTTGTTAAATGCTTTTTTTCCCTATTCGAATGGGGAAAGTGAACGTATTGCCCGGAACATGCTCTCAACAGCTTATCTTAACGAAGATGGAAAAATTAACTTTAAGAAATTAATCGATAGCTATAAAGAACACATCTCTCTTCGTAGCTTTCGGCCTTTCCGGGAAAAAGATGAAGAGGGAAAATTTGTTTCCATTCCGGAAGCTGCGATGATCTATAGCTTTGAAACCTTTATCAGTATCTTCATCCGTGAACTCGATGGTAAAATTTATCGTGAAGGATTTGTATCTCTCGGCAACACCGATATGATTATCAATGTTGAAGGCCATGAGTATCTGTTGGAATTAAAAAAATACTACAGCCCCTCCTATTTTAAAAAAGGTAAAAAACAACTCGCCTACTACTGCAAACGAGCAGGATTAACGGAAGGTCATTATATCATTTATGTAGACAACCGGACAAAACCGGAGTTCGTTTCGGAAGAACCGGAAGTTATTGAGAGTATTACTATATACTCTTATCTTATCTGGTATGATGAAGAGAAAGACTTTTGA